In a genomic window of Rhodovulum sp. P5:
- a CDS encoding branched-chain amino acid aminotransferase: MATGTNIRTFYKGTWHRSDIAVMNAADHGSWLGTTVFDGARYFEGIAPDLMAHCERVNASAEALMITPTMGAEEMCEVIWEGLKTYPDDAAVYIRPMYWALEGDFLGIVPKPGATGFAICLEEIPMAAPGSATTLTTTRFRRPTLDCAVVNAKAGCLYPNNARMLAEARAKGFGNALVGDVMGNVAETATANVFMVKDGEVLTPIANGTFLAGITRARHMSNLTAEGITVTEKILTFDDFRDADEVFLSGNMMKVTPVKAFDDVQYQPGPVTQKVRELYWDWAHSDGKGI; encoded by the coding sequence ATGGCCACCGGCACCAATATCCGCACCTTTTACAAAGGCACATGGCACCGCAGCGACATCGCCGTGATGAACGCAGCCGACCACGGCAGCTGGCTGGGCACGACCGTCTTCGACGGCGCCCGCTATTTCGAGGGGATCGCCCCCGACCTGATGGCCCATTGCGAACGCGTCAATGCCTCGGCCGAGGCGCTGATGATCACACCCACCATGGGCGCCGAGGAGATGTGCGAGGTTATCTGGGAGGGGTTGAAGACCTATCCCGACGATGCCGCAGTCTATATCCGGCCGATGTACTGGGCGCTGGAGGGCGATTTCCTTGGGATCGTTCCCAAGCCCGGCGCCACCGGGTTCGCCATTTGCCTGGAAGAGATCCCGATGGCCGCCCCGGGCAGCGCGACGACACTGACAACAACCCGGTTCCGCCGTCCGACGCTCGATTGCGCGGTGGTCAATGCCAAGGCAGGCTGCCTTTACCCCAACAACGCGCGCATGCTGGCCGAGGCGCGCGCCAAGGGCTTCGGCAACGCGCTTGTCGGCGACGTGATGGGCAATGTGGCCGAGACCGCGACGGCCAATGTCTTCATGGTCAAGGATGGCGAGGTTTTGACCCCCATCGCCAACGGCACCTTCCTTGCGGGCATCACCCGCGCACGGCACATGTCCAACCTCACGGCCGAGGGCATCACGGTGACCGAGAAGATCCTGACCTTCGACGACTTCCGCGATGCCGACGAGGTTTTCCTGTCGGGCAACATGATGAAGGTCACGCCGGTCAAGGCGTTCGACGACGTGCAGTACCAGCCGGGACCGGTCACGCAAAAGGTGCGTGAACTCTACTGGGACTGGGCCCATTCGGACGGCAAGGGCATCTGA
- a CDS encoding universal stress protein, producing MRKFLVVLDDSRECLNAMRFAAMRANKTKGGVQILSVIPPEEFNHWIGVGDLMREEARERIEAHFEVFAKWMRDRQGIDPELVIREGEPATEIVQQVRDDPDIGVLVLGAGTDKKGPGPLVTQLTKTSGTLPVPMTIVPGGLSKEGLEAVC from the coding sequence ATGCGCAAGTTCCTTGTCGTTCTGGACGACAGCCGTGAATGCCTGAACGCCATGCGGTTCGCGGCGATGCGGGCCAACAAGACCAAGGGCGGCGTACAAATCCTGTCCGTCATTCCGCCGGAGGAATTCAACCACTGGATCGGCGTGGGTGATCTGATGCGCGAAGAGGCCCGCGAACGGATCGAAGCGCATTTCGAGGTATTCGCCAAATGGATGCGCGACCGGCAGGGGATCGACCCCGAACTGGTCATCCGTGAAGGCGAACCGGCAACCGAGATCGTGCAACAGGTCCGCGACGACCCCGATATCGGTGTGCTGGTGCTGGGCGCGGGCACCGACAAGAAGGGCCCCGGGCCGCTGGTGACGCAACTGACCAAGACCTCGGGCACCCTGCCCGTGCCGATGACGATCGTGCCCGGCGGGCTGTCCAAGGAAGGGCTGGAAGCCGTCTGCTAG
- a CDS encoding NifU family protein — translation MFIQTESTPNPATLKFLPGQAVMDAGTADFPSAETAGKSPLATRIFAVDGVRAVFFGTDFVTVTKAEDSEWDHIKPAILGAIMEHYQSGQPTVTGAEEDAGHADHDGPDAEIVNQIKQLLDTRVRPAVAQDGGDITFHGFDRGIVYLHMQGACAGCPSSTLTLKMGIENLLRHYIPEVTEVRPVAD, via the coding sequence ATGTTTATCCAGACCGAGTCCACCCCGAACCCGGCAACGTTGAAATTCCTGCCCGGCCAGGCCGTGATGGATGCCGGCACCGCGGACTTCCCCTCGGCAGAGACCGCCGGGAAATCACCCTTGGCGACACGCATCTTTGCGGTGGACGGTGTGCGCGCCGTCTTTTTCGGCACCGACTTCGTGACCGTGACCAAGGCCGAAGACTCGGAATGGGATCACATCAAGCCCGCGATCCTCGGCGCGATCATGGAGCACTACCAGTCGGGCCAGCCGACCGTGACCGGTGCGGAGGAAGACGCAGGCCATGCCGATCATGACGGCCCCGATGCAGAGATCGTGAACCAGATCAAGCAGTTGCTGGATACGCGCGTGCGGCCGGCCGTGGCACAGGACGGCGGCGACATCACGTTCCACGGGTTTGACCGCGGAATCGTCTATCTGCACATGCAGGGTGCCTGCGCCGGTTGCCCGTCCTCGACCCTGACGCTGAAAATGGGGATCGAAAACCTGTTGCGCCACTACATCCCGGAAGTGACCGAGGTGCGCCCGGTCGCCGACTGA
- the tsaB gene encoding tRNA (adenosine(37)-N6)-threonylcarbamoyltransferase complex dimerization subunit type 1 TsaB, whose translation MDDEKPVLAFDTSAAHCAAALLRDGKIIAAAHVEMGRGQAEHLLPMLEDILAENSLRWADIGRIGVGIGPGNFTGIRISVAAARGLSLGLAVPAIGVSGLEVLAEGEPGTVLAALPAPRNAVYLQLLTDGKPLGAPRLATPDAPPEDLLLPTDTRIVGEAADRLGARLGRPFETRPLTDIAPRIARLAAARVSTNMPRPAPLYVRPADAAPPADPPPVILP comes from the coding sequence ATGGACGACGAGAAACCGGTTCTGGCCTTTGACACATCGGCCGCGCATTGCGCGGCCGCTTTGCTGCGCGACGGCAAGATCATCGCAGCAGCACATGTCGAAATGGGCCGCGGACAGGCAGAGCATCTTCTTCCCATGCTGGAAGACATCCTTGCCGAAAACAGCCTGCGTTGGGCCGATATCGGCCGGATCGGGGTCGGCATCGGGCCGGGCAATTTCACGGGTATCCGGATCTCTGTTGCCGCGGCACGGGGCCTGTCGCTGGGCCTGGCCGTGCCGGCCATCGGCGTTTCCGGGCTCGAGGTGCTGGCGGAGGGCGAACCCGGCACTGTTCTGGCTGCCCTTCCCGCGCCGCGCAACGCGGTTTATCTTCAGCTTCTGACCGATGGGAAGCCCCTTGGCGCGCCGAGGCTGGCCACGCCCGATGCCCCGCCCGAGGACCTTTTGCTGCCGACAGACACGCGCATTGTCGGCGAAGCCGCCGACCGCTTGGGCGCAAGGCTGGGCCGGCCGTTCGAGACCCGGCCGTTGACCGACATCGCACCGCGGATCGCCCGTCTGGCCGCGGCACGCGTCTCAACCAACATGCCCCGCCCGGCGCCGCTTTACGTGCGCCCCGCCGATGCGGCCCCACCGGCCGATCCACCGCCGGTCATCCTGCCATGA
- a CDS encoding GNAT family N-acetyltransferase — MTPEALAVLHSLCFTYPRPWTAAEFTAVLESPGVFLCESDAGVALGRALAGEAELLTLAVHPTQRRAGCGRALLAQFEAEARMREAEDAFLEVAEDNRPARALYTGAGYRDAGRRPRYYAKREGTRVDALILRKQLAP, encoded by the coding sequence ATGACGCCCGAGGCGCTGGCCGTCCTGCACTCCTTGTGTTTCACCTATCCCCGCCCCTGGACAGCGGCAGAATTCACCGCCGTTCTGGAAAGCCCCGGCGTGTTCCTGTGCGAAAGCGATGCGGGAGTCGCCCTCGGCCGCGCGCTCGCCGGTGAGGCCGAACTGTTGACGCTGGCGGTGCACCCCACGCAGCGCCGCGCGGGATGCGGCCGGGCCCTGCTGGCGCAATTCGAGGCCGAGGCGCGCATGCGGGAGGCAGAAGACGCCTTTCTTGAGGTCGCCGAGGACAACCGGCCGGCCCGGGCGCTCTATACCGGCGCAGGCTATCGCGATGCCGGCCGCCGGCCCCGCTACTATGCCAAACGTGAAGGCACCCGTGTCGACGCGCTGATCCTCAGAAAGCAGCTTGCGCCCTGA
- a CDS encoding ABC transporter permease has product MDFATVLQVLDSTVRLSTPLLLACLAGLFSERSGIFDIGLEGKMLFAAFFSAATAAVTGSVWLGLLAGILSSMLLAGIHGLASITFRGNQLISGVAINFLAAGLTVVIAQDWFQQGGRTPSLLGGARFEAITLPFAEQLQTVPVFGPIYHDLISGHTILVYLAFAMVPLTWWVLFRTRFGLRLRAVGENPAAVDTAGISVIGTRYAAVAICGVLCGIAGAYLATALQAGFSKDMTAGRGYIALAALIFAKWRPWYALMSTLLFGFLQAIALRYQNIDLGGVTVPVQVMDALPYILTVVILAGFVGRAVPPRAGGEPYVKES; this is encoded by the coding sequence ATGGATTTCGCAACGGTCCTTCAGGTGCTCGACTCCACGGTGCGGCTGTCGACGCCGCTTCTTCTGGCCTGCCTTGCGGGCCTCTTTTCGGAGCGTTCGGGCATTTTCGACATCGGGCTGGAGGGGAAGATGCTGTTCGCGGCCTTCTTCTCGGCGGCGACGGCGGCGGTGACGGGGTCGGTCTGGCTGGGGCTGCTGGCGGGCATCCTGTCATCGATGCTGCTGGCGGGCATCCACGGTCTTGCCTCGATCACCTTTCGCGGGAACCAGCTGATTTCAGGGGTCGCGATCAACTTTCTTGCGGCAGGTCTGACCGTTGTCATTGCGCAGGACTGGTTTCAGCAGGGCGGGCGCACGCCGTCGCTTCTGGGCGGCGCACGGTTCGAGGCGATCACCCTGCCCTTCGCCGAACAACTGCAAACCGTGCCGGTCTTCGGGCCGATCTATCACGACCTGATCTCGGGTCACACGATCCTTGTCTACCTCGCCTTCGCGATGGTGCCGCTGACATGGTGGGTGCTGTTCCGGACGCGGTTCGGCCTGCGCCTGCGCGCGGTGGGCGAAAACCCCGCCGCGGTCGATACCGCGGGCATTTCGGTCATCGGCACACGCTATGCCGCGGTGGCCATCTGCGGGGTGCTGTGCGGGATTGCCGGGGCCTATCTTGCGACGGCCCTGCAAGCGGGCTTCAGCAAGGACATGACGGCCGGACGCGGTTACATCGCCCTTGCGGCCCTGATCTTCGCCAAGTGGCGGCCGTGGTACGCGCTGATGTCGACGCTTCTGTTCGGCTTCCTTCAGGCGATCGCGCTGCGCTATCAGAATATCGATCTGGGCGGCGTCACGGTCCCCGTGCAAGTGATGGATGCGCTGCCCTATATCCTGACGGTGGTCATTCTTGCCGGTTTCGTGGGCCGCGCGGTGCCCCCGCGCGCGGGGGGAGAACCCTATGTGAAAGAAAGCTAG
- a CDS encoding sulfite exporter TauE/SafE family protein has product MEIYLPIADVAVNAFTLLGIGGLVGVLSGMFGVGGGFLITPMLFFIGIPPAVAVATSANQIVASSFSGVLAHFRRRTVDLKMGTVLLLGGLVGVAVGVVIFNQLRQLGQVDLFVKLCYVLFLGVIGTMMFVESLQAIRRTRSGRTAPKRRHRKWVSVLPFKTKFRVSGLYISAVPPLLVGAAVGMLSAIMGVGGGFIMVPAMIYLLGMPTKVVVGTSLFQIIFVTAFTTLLHATTNYTVDMGLALLLLVGGVIGAQFGTRIGLKMKAEQLRVLLAALVMAVCGKLALDLLLKPSELYTLTSEPGVQLLSHDSRAIPPRAQGNDM; this is encoded by the coding sequence ATGGAGATCTATCTTCCCATCGCCGACGTTGCCGTGAACGCCTTTACCCTGTTGGGGATTGGCGGGCTGGTGGGTGTCTTGTCCGGCATGTTCGGCGTCGGTGGCGGCTTCCTGATCACGCCAATGCTGTTCTTCATCGGCATTCCGCCGGCCGTGGCGGTGGCGACCTCCGCCAACCAGATCGTCGCCTCGTCCTTTTCAGGCGTCCTTGCGCATTTCCGGCGCAGAACCGTCGATCTGAAGATGGGCACCGTGTTGCTGCTGGGTGGTCTTGTCGGCGTCGCGGTGGGCGTGGTGATCTTCAACCAGCTTCGCCAGTTGGGACAGGTCGATCTGTTCGTGAAGCTCTGTTACGTCCTGTTCCTCGGCGTGATCGGCACGATGATGTTCGTCGAAAGCCTGCAGGCCATCCGCCGTACCCGCAGCGGCCGCACGGCGCCGAAACGGCGGCACCGCAAATGGGTCAGCGTTCTGCCGTTCAAGACGAAGTTCCGCGTGTCGGGCCTCTATATCTCGGCGGTGCCGCCGCTGCTTGTGGGCGCGGCCGTCGGTATGCTGTCGGCCATCATGGGCGTGGGCGGCGGCTTCATCATGGTGCCGGCGATGATCTACCTGCTGGGCATGCCGACCAAGGTCGTCGTGGGCACGTCGCTGTTCCAGATCATCTTCGTCACCGCCTTCACCACCTTGCTGCATGCCACAACGAACTACACGGTCGACATGGGGCTTGCCCTGCTGCTGCTCGTCGGCGGCGTGATCGGGGCACAGTTCGGCACCCGGATCGGTCTGAAGATGAAGGCAGAGCAGTTGCGAGTCCTTCTGGCAGCGCTCGTGATGGCCGTTTGTGGCAAGCTCGCGCTGGACCTGCTTTTGAAACCGTCAGAGCTTTACACACTGACATCCGAACCCGGCGTGCAGCTTCTGAGCCATGATAGCCGTGCAATTCCGCCACGCGCCCAAGGAAACGATATGTGA
- a CDS encoding sulfite exporter TauE/SafE family protein, with the protein MQIYLPIAEVSVNAFLLLGLGGMVGVLSGMFGVGGGFLMTPLLFFIGIPPAVAVATEANQIVASSFSGVLAHLRRKTVDLKMGTVLLVGGLFGAALGVLIFNQLRQMGQVDLLVKLCYVLFLGIIGSLMFVESLNAIRQTRKGKSAPKRRQRTWISALPFKMKFRTSGLYISAIPPLLVGAAVGILAAIMGVGGGFIMVPAMIYLLGMPTKVVVGTSLFQIIFVTGFTTLLHATTNFTVDMGLAVLLLIGGVVGAQIGTRIGAKMKAEQLRILLAVLVLVVCAKLAFDLLLEPSELYSLSTRKGGH; encoded by the coding sequence ATGCAAATTTATCTACCCATCGCCGAAGTGTCCGTGAACGCCTTCCTCCTTCTGGGGCTCGGCGGGATGGTGGGTGTGCTTTCGGGCATGTTCGGCGTGGGTGGCGGGTTTCTGATGACCCCCCTGCTCTTCTTCATCGGCATTCCGCCCGCGGTGGCCGTCGCGACCGAGGCGAATCAGATCGTGGCGTCCTCCTTCTCCGGCGTTCTGGCGCATCTGAGGCGCAAGACGGTAGATCTGAAGATGGGAACGGTCTTGCTGGTCGGCGGCCTTTTCGGTGCCGCACTCGGCGTACTGATCTTCAATCAGCTTCGACAGATGGGCCAGGTCGATCTGTTGGTGAAGCTGTGTTACGTGCTGTTCCTCGGCATCATCGGTTCCTTGATGTTCGTCGAAAGCCTGAACGCAATCCGGCAAACGCGCAAAGGCAAGAGCGCCCCGAAACGGCGGCAGCGGACATGGATCAGCGCCCTTCCGTTCAAGATGAAGTTCCGGACATCGGGGCTTTATATCTCGGCCATTCCGCCGCTTCTGGTCGGCGCCGCCGTCGGTATTCTGGCCGCGATCATGGGGGTCGGCGGCGGCTTCATCATGGTTCCGGCCATGATCTATCTCCTTGGAATGCCGACAAAGGTGGTCGTGGGAACGTCCTTGTTCCAGATCATCTTCGTGACCGGTTTCACCACGTTGCTACATGCCACGACGAACTTTACTGTCGACATGGGGCTGGCGGTTCTGCTGCTGATCGGCGGGGTGGTCGGTGCGCAGATCGGCACCCGGATCGGCGCCAAGATGAAGGCTGAACAATTGCGAATTCTGCTGGCCGTTCTGGTTCTGGTCGTTTGTGCCAAGCTGGCGTTCGATCTCCTCCTCGAACCGTCGGAGCTTTACTCGCTGAGCACGCGGAAGGGGGGCCACTGA
- a CDS encoding TIGR02186 family protein, whose protein sequence is MLWRVVLLCLLCAGAVRAETVVAGLSQTSVSITTDFAGSEILIFGAVKREAPLPEDGQLDVVITVAGPAMPVTVRQKDRRLGIWINTDSVHIDAAPSFYAVSSTRPLDDIMSDTEDLRHKVSIPRAIRAVGATEEAPHAESFVEALIRIRTAKGLYQMLPGAVSLDEQTLFRTSIALPANLTEGDYTTRIYLVRNGEVIDAYETTLAVQKVGLERWTYTLAHQRPLIYGLLSLTIAIFAGWGASAVFRLIKN, encoded by the coding sequence ATGCTTTGGCGCGTCGTTCTTCTGTGTCTTCTCTGCGCAGGCGCGGTGCGGGCAGAGACGGTCGTCGCCGGGCTCAGCCAGACCAGCGTGTCCATCACCACCGATTTCGCAGGATCCGAAATCCTGATCTTCGGCGCGGTCAAGCGCGAGGCCCCGTTGCCCGAAGACGGGCAGCTTGACGTGGTCATCACGGTGGCCGGGCCCGCAATGCCGGTGACCGTCCGGCAAAAGGATCGCCGGCTCGGGATCTGGATCAACACCGATTCGGTGCACATCGATGCCGCGCCCAGTTTCTATGCCGTGTCCTCGACCCGGCCGCTGGACGACATCATGTCCGACACCGAGGACCTGCGACATAAGGTATCCATCCCTCGGGCGATACGTGCCGTCGGCGCGACCGAAGAAGCCCCCCATGCCGAGAGTTTCGTGGAAGCCCTAATCCGCATTCGCACCGCGAAAGGCCTGTACCAGATGCTGCCCGGTGCTGTCAGCCTCGACGAACAGACGTTGTTCCGCACCTCAATCGCACTGCCGGCGAACCTGACCGAGGGCGACTATACCACGCGGATCTACCTGGTGCGTAACGGCGAGGTCATCGACGCCTATGAGACGACGCTGGCCGTGCAGAAGGTCGGGCTTGAACGCTGGACCTACACCTTGGCGCATCAACGGCCGCTGATCTATGGGCTGTTGTCGCTGACGATTGCGATCTTTGCCGGCTGGGGTGCGTCGGCGGTATTCCGTTTGATCAAGAACTGA
- a CDS encoding ATP-dependent RecD-like DNA helicase — protein sequence MRVPALTLSEDQAEAHDRVADLLRGVGVDLDNARLTPRADGQGGLLAVTGKAGSGKTMLLAGLVTALAESGVQTISGEYEGRRRKDRRTLAVLAPTNKAASVLRQRGVPATTIHRIIYTPVYDPEYEKIAAWLTGEGDRPEIEGLTDAALDRALAFYRTHSSVPGALAAAGLKGSDFIKGWKRREDPLDIGFVDEASMLDDRQFEDLKELFPTLVLFGDPAQLAPVNQSGQMVFDTLPEGRNITLRRVHRQADDNPILDLAHALGESDLSFEDFEEMVERIAARDGRVVVSPRVDSDLMARSPVLVWRNATRIRLIHAFRRVHGAPEDALLPGEPLICDGIELPLKHRNKRLDLEARGLIKGAQVIYKGPGRRPGFSRLHVIGAPEPELSAASIVKIELPEEEEPFIPYAATMGAAFLHGAAVTIHKAQGSQWEAVQVFAPDLYAAARMGRTEAGQPLWKRLAYVAITRAEHRLIWVTRYRLAKPTTPLSTDDLLVPVAPLTLTSEDPGA from the coding sequence ATGCGCGTGCCCGCCCTGACCCTTTCCGAAGACCAGGCCGAAGCTCATGACCGTGTGGCCGATCTGCTGCGCGGTGTGGGCGTCGATCTGGACAACGCGCGGCTGACGCCGCGGGCCGACGGGCAGGGGGGGCTTCTGGCGGTGACCGGCAAGGCGGGATCGGGCAAGACGATGCTGCTGGCCGGGCTTGTCACGGCACTTGCCGAGTCGGGCGTTCAGACCATCTCGGGCGAATACGAGGGCCGGCGCCGCAAGGACCGCCGCACGCTGGCCGTGCTGGCCCCGACCAACAAGGCGGCCTCGGTCCTGCGCCAAAGGGGGGTACCGGCCACCACGATCCACAGGATCATCTATACCCCCGTCTACGACCCGGAATACGAAAAGATCGCTGCCTGGCTGACGGGAGAGGGCGACCGGCCCGAGATCGAGGGCCTGACCGATGCCGCGCTTGACCGGGCCCTGGCGTTTTATCGGACGCACAGTTCCGTTCCCGGTGCGCTTGCCGCGGCTGGTCTGAAGGGCAGCGATTTCATCAAGGGCTGGAAGCGCCGCGAAGACCCATTGGATATCGGGTTTGTCGATGAGGCGTCGATGCTGGACGACCGGCAATTCGAAGACCTCAAGGAGCTTTTCCCGACCCTTGTCCTCTTCGGTGATCCGGCCCAGCTTGCGCCGGTCAACCAGTCCGGCCAGATGGTGTTCGACACGCTGCCGGAGGGTCGCAATATCACGCTGCGCCGTGTGCACCGGCAGGCCGACGACAACCCGATTCTCGATCTGGCCCATGCGCTGGGGGAGTCGGACCTGAGCTTCGAGGACTTCGAGGAGATGGTGGAGCGGATCGCCGCCCGGGACGGCCGCGTCGTGGTGTCTCCGCGCGTCGATTCGGATTTGATGGCGCGCTCCCCGGTGCTGGTCTGGCGCAATGCAACGCGCATCCGGCTGATCCACGCCTTTCGCCGCGTGCATGGTGCCCCGGAAGATGCCTTGCTGCCCGGTGAACCGCTGATCTGTGACGGAATCGAACTGCCGCTGAAGCATCGCAACAAACGCCTCGATCTGGAGGCCCGCGGGCTGATCAAGGGCGCGCAGGTGATCTACAAGGGGCCGGGGCGCAGGCCGGGCTTTTCCCGCCTGCACGTGATCGGTGCCCCGGAACCGGAGCTTTCGGCGGCCTCCATCGTGAAGATCGAGTTGCCGGAGGAGGAAGAACCCTTCATCCCCTATGCCGCCACGATGGGGGCCGCTTTCCTGCATGGGGCGGCGGTGACCATTCACAAGGCGCAGGGCAGCCAGTGGGAGGCCGTGCAGGTCTTTGCCCCCGATCTTTACGCTGCGGCCCGGATGGGGCGGACGGAGGCCGGGCAGCCCCTTTGGAAACGGCTTGCCTATGTGGCGATCACAAGGGCGGAGCATCGCCTGATCTGGGTTACGCGCTACAGGCTGGCCAAGCCGACAACGCCGCTGTCCACGGACGATCTGCTGGTTCCGGTTGCGCCCCTGACCCTGACGTCCGAAGACCCCGGCGCCTGA
- a CDS encoding acyl-homoserine-lactone synthase, translated as MLRYIYGADLHKFPLLRDTMFRDRAIQFKERLGWDVNVDENGEEHDQYDDLNPLYVIWERPDGTHGGSMRFLPTTGRTMVNEHFLHLTDGVRIESPLIWECTRFCLAPDAGREVTAALVLGGAELMVNFAVEHFVGVFDNRMVRIYRMLDMAPEVIGAGGEGKQWIGVGLWEMNETFIPKTLKRLGITRETSTAWFNDSFGFTPSLKRLPEVA; from the coding sequence ATGCTTCGCTACATCTATGGCGCCGACCTGCACAAGTTCCCGCTTCTGCGCGACACGATGTTCCGCGACCGTGCGATCCAGTTCAAGGAGCGTCTGGGCTGGGACGTGAACGTGGATGAAAACGGCGAGGAGCACGATCAGTACGACGATCTGAACCCGCTTTACGTGATCTGGGAACGTCCCGACGGCACCCATGGCGGTTCGATGCGGTTCCTGCCGACCACCGGCCGCACCATGGTTAACGAGCATTTCCTGCACCTCACCGACGGCGTTCGCATCGAAAGCCCGCTGATCTGGGAATGCACCCGCTTCTGCCTGGCGCCCGATGCGGGTCGCGAAGTGACCGCTGCGCTGGTGCTGGGCGGGGCCGAACTGATGGTCAATTTTGCCGTCGAGCATTTCGTCGGTGTGTTCGACAACCGCATGGTGCGCATCTACCGGATGCTCGACATGGCGCCGGAGGTCATCGGCGCGGGTGGCGAAGGCAAGCAGTGGATCGGCGTCGGTCTGTGGGAGATGAACGAGACCTTCATCCCCAAGACCTTGAAACGGCTGGGGATCACGCGCGAAACCTCGACGGCCTGGTTCAATGACTCGTTCGGGTTCACACCGTCTTTGAAGCGCCTGCCCGAGGTGGCCTGA
- a CDS encoding LuxR family transcriptional regulator — MDGDLDSFLDRLQRATTLEHLYRATEELRDYYGVLHVVYHWVSSVGDQYGAGTYSTEWVDRYLERGYVRVDPVVSGCLHRFHPVNWKQLDWSSKAARDFLTDAIAHGVGNQGYSIPVHGPSAQFAVFTVSDSCSDEEWETFVKANMRDLILIAHDFNRKALEFEQGDTPAPTTALSPREVSAMTLLAQGMSRAQAAQELSISEHTLRVYIEAARHKLGALNTTHAVARALSSGLIAV, encoded by the coding sequence ATGGACGGCGACTTAGACTCGTTTCTGGACCGGCTGCAGCGGGCAACGACGCTTGAACATCTCTATCGGGCGACCGAAGAGTTGCGCGATTACTATGGCGTGCTCCATGTGGTGTATCACTGGGTCAGCAGCGTCGGCGACCAGTACGGCGCGGGAACCTACAGCACCGAATGGGTCGACCGGTATCTCGAACGCGGCTATGTGCGGGTCGACCCGGTCGTGTCAGGCTGCCTGCATCGCTTCCACCCTGTGAACTGGAAGCAACTCGACTGGTCCAGCAAGGCGGCGCGTGATTTCCTGACGGATGCCATCGCCCACGGGGTCGGAAACCAAGGGTACTCGATTCCGGTGCATGGCCCGTCGGCCCAGTTTGCGGTCTTCACGGTCAGTGACAGTTGCAGTGACGAAGAATGGGAAACCTTCGTGAAAGCCAACATGCGCGACCTGATCCTGATCGCGCATGACTTCAACAGAAAGGCACTGGAGTTCGAACAGGGCGACACCCCGGCCCCCACGACGGCCCTGTCCCCGAGAGAGGTCAGCGCGATGACGTTGCTGGCACAGGGGATGAGCCGGGCCCAGGCGGCGCAAGAGCTTTCGATCTCGGAACATACCCTGCGCGTCTATATCGAGGCCGCGCGCCACAAGCTTGGGGCACTCAACACAACCCATGCTGTGGCCCGTGCGCTGAGTTCCGGCCTGATCGCTGTCTAG